From Arthrobacter sp. FW306-2-2C-D06B, a single genomic window includes:
- a CDS encoding FAD-dependent oxidoreductase, producing the protein MTSLWLDAREASAAASPDEFTPGSSYDAVVVGAGITGLATALMLARTGSSVLVLEARHIGAVNTGNTTAKLSLLQGTTLSRLRNQYSVNVVRGYVDANRAGQKWLLEYLEGRGVPFQYRDAYTFATTPTGAEHLVAEANVSRAAGLNVKSTRETGLPFDVDAALRLPKQAQFNPMDVLDALASDVRAAGGSIVEGIRVMNVRNGDPQTVVTRKGEVRAGYVVLATGTPILNRGLYFAKLRPNRSYAAALRLPDGVSPPPGMYLSAEPPTRSLRDYPLPDGGALLLVGGFGHAGGRAPSTQVHVNELLGWAQQHYPGAEVTHTWAAQDYQAGNLMPFFGRFPRGNGKIFFGTGYNKWGMTNGVAAALDITADIRGEKLEWAHTIHHRVTGPRGAASTISLNVETQQQNFRDKAALKEKPAITEETDPAEGTGVTGLFHGKPAAICKVDGVVCRVSAECAHLGGILHWNDAEKSWDCPLHGSRYSAAGKLLEGPATHNLFKLQ; encoded by the coding sequence ATGACTTCTTTGTGGCTAGACGCGCGCGAGGCTTCCGCAGCCGCGAGCCCCGATGAATTCACGCCCGGCAGCAGTTACGACGCCGTCGTGGTGGGCGCCGGCATCACGGGCCTGGCGACGGCGCTCATGCTGGCACGGACCGGGAGCAGCGTGCTGGTCCTCGAAGCCCGACATATCGGGGCGGTCAACACTGGCAACACCACGGCTAAGTTGAGCCTTTTGCAGGGCACCACGTTGTCCAGGCTCCGGAACCAGTATTCGGTGAACGTGGTCCGTGGCTACGTCGACGCGAACCGGGCGGGCCAGAAGTGGCTGCTCGAATACCTCGAGGGCCGGGGGGTGCCTTTCCAGTACCGGGATGCGTACACCTTCGCCACCACGCCCACCGGCGCCGAACACCTGGTCGCCGAGGCCAACGTTTCGAGGGCTGCCGGGCTCAACGTCAAGTCCACCCGCGAGACGGGGCTGCCGTTCGACGTCGACGCCGCCTTGCGGCTTCCGAAGCAGGCCCAGTTCAACCCCATGGACGTCCTGGATGCGCTGGCTTCGGATGTTCGGGCGGCCGGCGGCAGCATCGTGGAGGGTATCCGCGTCATGAACGTCCGCAACGGCGATCCCCAGACGGTGGTCACCAGGAAGGGCGAGGTCCGCGCCGGTTACGTGGTGCTCGCCACCGGGACACCTATCCTGAACCGCGGGCTCTACTTCGCGAAGCTGCGGCCGAACCGCTCGTACGCCGCTGCGCTGCGGCTGCCGGACGGCGTGAGCCCCCCTCCGGGGATGTATCTTTCCGCGGAGCCGCCCACTCGCTCGCTCAGGGACTATCCGCTGCCCGACGGCGGAGCGTTGCTTTTAGTGGGCGGGTTCGGGCATGCAGGTGGCCGGGCGCCGTCGACGCAGGTGCATGTGAACGAGCTGCTCGGGTGGGCCCAACAGCACTATCCGGGTGCCGAGGTCACGCACACGTGGGCTGCCCAGGACTACCAGGCCGGCAATCTCATGCCGTTCTTCGGCAGGTTCCCCCGGGGCAACGGGAAAATCTTCTTCGGCACGGGCTACAACAAGTGGGGCATGACAAACGGTGTTGCGGCGGCGCTTGATATCACCGCCGATATCCGTGGCGAAAAGCTGGAGTGGGCCCACACCATCCACCACCGGGTGACGGGTCCCCGCGGGGCAGCGTCGACGATTTCGTTGAACGTAGAGACACAGCAGCAGAACTTCCGGGACAAGGCAGCCCTGAAGGAGAAGCCGGCCATCACGGAGGAAACCGACCCCGCCGAGGGCACGGGCGTCACGGGACTTTTCCACGGGAAGCCTGCGGCCATCTGCAAAGTGGATGGCGTCGTGTGCAGGGTGTCCGCGGAATGCGCGCACTTGGGCGGAATTCTGCACTGGAACGACGCCGAGAAGTCCTGGGACTGCCCGCTCCACGGCTCGCGTTACTCGGCGGCAGGCAAGCTGCTGGAGGGTCCGGCGACACACAATTTGTTCAAGCTGCAGTAG
- a CDS encoding NADPH-dependent F420 reductase, with protein MRITVIGRGHVGGALARRWKAAGHDVTALGRDGGDATGADVVVVAIPGDSIAAGLAKIAGLDGQVTIDASNTFGDRPVGYDSIAQQVKAIVGGPTAKAFNTNFASIYDAVDAEPMPPGTLFASDADAREATEHLIRDAGFEPIHLGDLAKAPLLESLITLTSTLDRGELGPFFYRFHRPGELAARLGLK; from the coding sequence ATGCGGATTACCGTGATTGGACGGGGGCACGTCGGCGGCGCGCTGGCGCGGCGCTGGAAGGCTGCAGGTCACGACGTGACTGCGCTAGGCCGGGACGGCGGCGATGCTACCGGTGCCGACGTCGTGGTGGTCGCCATTCCGGGAGACTCGATCGCCGCCGGCTTGGCCAAGATTGCCGGCCTTGACGGCCAGGTGACAATCGACGCCAGCAATACCTTCGGCGATCGCCCGGTCGGATACGACTCGATCGCCCAACAGGTCAAAGCCATTGTCGGCGGGCCCACCGCAAAGGCCTTCAACACCAACTTCGCTTCGATCTACGACGCCGTCGATGCGGAGCCAATGCCACCAGGAACCCTCTTCGCGTCCGACGCCGATGCCCGCGAAGCGACCGAGCACCTCATCCGGGACGCGGGATTCGAGCCGATACATCTTGGCGACTTGGCCAAGGCTCCGCTGCTGGAAAGTCTCATCACCCTGACCTCCACGCTGGATAGGGGAGAACTCGGTCCGTTCTTCTACCGCTTCCACCGCCCCGGCGAGCTGGCGGCACGCTTAGGGCTCAAGTAA